The following are encoded in a window of Arvicanthis niloticus isolate mArvNil1 chromosome 1, mArvNil1.pat.X, whole genome shotgun sequence genomic DNA:
- the Gng3 gene encoding guanine nucleotide-binding protein G(I)/G(S)/G(O) subunit gamma-3 has protein sequence MKGETPVNSTMSIGQARKMVEQLKIEASLCRIKVSKAAADLMTYCDAHACEDPLITPVPTSENPFREKKFFCALL, from the exons ATGAAAGGAGAGACCCCTGTTAACAGCACTATGAGTATTGGCCAAGCACGCAAGATGGTGGAACAGCTTAAGATTGAGGCCAGCTTGTGCCGGATAAAG GTGTCCAAGGCAGCAGCAGACCTGATGACTTACTGTGATGCCCACGCTTGTGAGGATCCCCTCATCACTCCTGTGCCCACTTCAGAGAACCCCTTCCGGGAGAAGAAGTtcttctgtgcactcctctga